Proteins found in one Amycolatopsis umgeniensis genomic segment:
- a CDS encoding helix-turn-helix transcriptional regulator: MRNLARSLVRLVLELNDGAAVQRKPLLDVTEYGVRCLLVPVTPEPHDLLSPREHEVARMVGRGYTNKQIAGVLEISLNTVSAHMRRIFTKLGVGSRAAMVAALTGESLAAV, from the coding sequence GTGCGAAATCTGGCGAGATCACTCGTACGGCTTGTCCTGGAACTGAATGACGGTGCCGCGGTACAGCGGAAACCGTTGCTCGACGTCACCGAGTACGGCGTCAGATGCCTGCTCGTACCGGTGACGCCGGAGCCGCACGACCTGCTCAGCCCGCGCGAGCACGAAGTGGCGCGCATGGTGGGCCGGGGTTACACGAACAAGCAGATCGCGGGCGTGCTGGAAATCAGCTTGAACACGGTTTCCGCGCATATGCGCCGGATCTTCACCAAACTGGGGGTCGGTTCCCGCGCGGCGATGGTGGCCGCGCTGACCGGGGAGAGTCTTGCCGCGGTGTGA
- a CDS encoding O-acetylhomoserine aminocarboxypropyltransferase/cysteine synthase family protein, giving the protein MSERTWGFRTRALHAGGTPDSATGARAVPIYQTTSFVFEDAADAANLFALQKYGNVYSRIGNPTVAAFEERLASLEGAIGGVATSSGQAAEFLTFSALAEAGDHIVSAGGLYGGTVTQLTGTLRRFGIETTFVSGDRIEDYAAAITDRTKLIFTEVIGNPGGGIADLAGLAALAHSHDIPLVVDATLATPYLCRPIEHGADIVLHSATKFLGGHGTTLGGVVVESGKFDWGNGKFPRMTEAVESYGGLKYWENFGEYAFCTRLRAEQLRDIGAVLSPHSAFLLLQGVETLPQRMDAHVANARAVAEYLAADPRVAWVNYAGLPDHPHHDRAKKYLPAGPGAVFSFGVEGGRAAGETFVNSVELLSHLANVGDARTLVIHPASTTHQQLSEDRLRAAGVGADLIRLSIGLEDVEDILWDLDQALGKAVAG; this is encoded by the coding sequence ATGAGTGAACGCACCTGGGGCTTCCGCACCCGCGCCCTGCACGCGGGCGGGACGCCCGACTCGGCGACCGGCGCCCGCGCCGTGCCCATCTACCAGACCACGAGCTTCGTCTTCGAGGACGCGGCCGACGCGGCGAACCTGTTCGCGCTGCAGAAGTACGGCAACGTCTACAGCCGCATCGGCAATCCGACGGTCGCGGCCTTCGAGGAACGCTTGGCCAGCCTCGAAGGCGCGATCGGCGGTGTCGCCACCAGCAGCGGTCAGGCGGCCGAGTTCTTGACCTTCTCCGCACTCGCCGAGGCGGGCGACCACATCGTCTCGGCGGGCGGACTCTACGGCGGGACGGTCACGCAACTCACCGGGACGCTGCGGCGCTTCGGCATCGAGACCACCTTCGTCAGCGGAGACCGCATCGAGGACTACGCCGCCGCGATCACCGACCGGACGAAGCTGATCTTCACCGAGGTCATCGGCAACCCCGGTGGCGGGATCGCCGACCTCGCCGGGCTGGCCGCGCTCGCGCACTCGCACGACATCCCGCTGGTCGTAGACGCCACCCTCGCGACGCCGTACCTGTGCCGTCCGATCGAACACGGCGCGGACATCGTTCTGCATTCCGCGACGAAGTTCCTCGGCGGGCACGGCACCACGCTCGGCGGGGTGGTCGTCGAATCCGGGAAGTTCGACTGGGGGAACGGGAAGTTCCCGCGGATGACCGAGGCCGTCGAGAGCTACGGCGGCCTGAAGTACTGGGAGAACTTCGGCGAGTACGCCTTCTGCACCCGGCTCCGCGCCGAGCAGCTGCGCGATATCGGCGCCGTCCTCTCCCCGCACTCGGCCTTCCTGCTGTTGCAGGGCGTCGAGACCCTGCCGCAGCGGATGGACGCCCACGTCGCCAACGCGCGAGCCGTCGCGGAGTACCTCGCCGCGGATCCGCGGGTGGCCTGGGTGAACTACGCGGGCCTGCCGGATCACCCGCATCACGACCGGGCGAAGAAGTACCTGCCCGCCGGGCCGGGCGCCGTGTTCTCGTTCGGTGTCGAAGGCGGCCGCGCGGCCGGGGAGACGTTCGTGAACTCCGTCGAACTGCTGTCGCATCTGGCGAACGTCGGGGACGCGCGGACGCTGGTCATCCACCCGGCGTCCACCACGCACCAGCAGCTTTCGGAAGACCGGTTGCGCGCGGCCGGCGTCGGGGCGGACTTGATCCGCCTGTCGATCGGCCTGGAGGACGTCGAGGACATCCTGTGGGATCTCGATCAGGCACTCGGCAAGGCGGTGGCCGGATGA
- a CDS encoding CoA-binding protein, with translation MSYDVGAVERRRLLSRTRSVTIVGASNNPARPSFFVATYLLSSSEYQVNFVNPRLDELLGRPVYPSLADVPGEVDLVSVFRKHDDLPGVAEEVVKGGARTLWLQLGLWHEAVADQAKEAGLDVVMNRCVKIEHARFAGGLHLAGFNTGVISSRRQSAP, from the coding sequence ATGAGCTACGACGTCGGCGCGGTCGAACGCCGCCGCCTCCTCTCGCGGACGAGGTCGGTGACCATCGTCGGAGCCTCGAACAATCCGGCGAGGCCGAGCTTCTTCGTCGCGACGTACCTGCTCTCCTCCAGCGAGTACCAGGTCAACTTCGTGAACCCGCGGCTGGACGAACTCCTCGGGCGACCGGTGTACCCGTCGCTGGCCGACGTGCCCGGCGAGGTCGACCTGGTCAGCGTGTTCCGCAAGCACGACGACCTCCCCGGCGTCGCCGAGGAGGTCGTCAAGGGCGGAGCGCGCACGCTCTGGCTCCAGCTGGGGCTCTGGCACGAAGCCGTCGCCGACCAGGCCAAGGAGGCCGGACTGGACGTGGTGATGAACCGCTGCGTCAAGATCGAGCACGCCCGGTTCGCCGGTGGGCTCCACCTCGCCGGTTTCAACACCGGCGTGATCAGCTCCCGCCGCCAGTCCGCCCCCTGA
- a CDS encoding RICIN domain-containing protein, with amino-acid sequence MSVETRRIPRRGLALVAACLAGSAVFAAPAQATSPETVARSQNKPVEILSERTENSATFANPDGSRTTQVHGGPVHVRRGGDWVPVDLTLVKGADGLVRPKAHPRDLVLAGASGKSGDLATVQSRDGKVALQYPGALPEPVLAGEVATYPEVQPGVDLQVKATRTGFEQFFVVKRRPEGALSFALPLRATGLTPRTDADGNTELVTASGAVVGSVPAAEMWDSRIDQRSGDPAEKVKVGKVMSAKERGTLGLNVTPDAGYFADPARSYPVIVDPGVSVWTNFDTFTQSNIATTDQSGATELRIGTYDGGATKARSYLHFDVSRFRGAEIESATLALWGNHSYSCSARNWEIWDTDQVGTGTRWANQPAPLTRWATTNATRGYSAACAADWVRTPIGNLIGAWAGAGVTTGSMVLKAEDEADSFGWKKFSSSEGGKSPFIEVTYRNQRPNPAAGHDISDRVDSGGVTYTKSLTPTLRFTPTDPDGGNVTAVFYVYEGETMIGDFWQWDVPSGTTATWTAPPGLLQEGHSYRFRATTFDPGGEFGDDAWVSLQAVSSGLYADVAACGWNNGTKVQQWPSNGADCQKFFPWGTGDGYYQFRAKHSGQVLDNTGCSTASGNPVTTYDRVAGACQKWTIEPQGVGTGVYRYAVQNAGKLLDQGCTAGQGSPLFIWDRVPGRGCQNWRMPVSPANGVTVQWLPFTVNTAAA; translated from the coding sequence GTGTCAGTCGAAACCCGAAGAATCCCGCGGCGGGGCCTCGCGCTTGTCGCCGCGTGCCTGGCCGGGAGCGCCGTGTTCGCCGCTCCCGCGCAAGCGACGTCGCCCGAAACCGTGGCGCGATCGCAGAACAAGCCTGTCGAGATCCTCTCCGAGCGTACGGAGAACTCGGCCACCTTCGCCAATCCCGACGGCTCCCGCACCACGCAGGTGCACGGCGGCCCGGTCCACGTCCGTCGCGGCGGTGACTGGGTCCCCGTGGACCTGACGCTGGTGAAGGGCGCCGACGGTCTCGTCCGGCCGAAGGCGCATCCGCGTGATCTCGTGCTGGCGGGCGCGAGCGGCAAGAGCGGGGACCTCGCCACCGTCCAGAGCCGGGACGGGAAGGTCGCCCTGCAGTACCCGGGCGCGCTGCCCGAGCCGGTGCTGGCCGGTGAGGTCGCGACCTATCCGGAGGTCCAGCCCGGCGTCGACCTGCAGGTCAAGGCCACGCGGACCGGTTTCGAGCAGTTCTTCGTCGTCAAGCGCCGTCCCGAGGGCGCGCTGAGTTTCGCCCTCCCGCTGCGGGCCACCGGGCTCACACCGCGCACCGACGCGGACGGGAACACGGAACTCGTCACGGCGTCCGGCGCGGTGGTGGGCAGCGTGCCCGCCGCCGAGATGTGGGACTCGCGGATCGACCAGCGCAGCGGCGACCCGGCCGAGAAGGTGAAGGTCGGGAAGGTGATGTCGGCCAAGGAGCGGGGGACCCTCGGGCTGAACGTGACGCCGGACGCGGGGTACTTCGCCGACCCGGCGCGGTCGTATCCGGTCATCGTCGATCCCGGTGTCTCGGTGTGGACGAACTTCGACACCTTCACGCAGTCCAACATCGCCACCACCGACCAGTCGGGTGCCACCGAACTCCGCATCGGCACCTACGACGGCGGAGCGACGAAGGCGCGCTCGTATCTCCACTTCGACGTGTCCCGGTTCCGGGGCGCGGAGATCGAGTCGGCCACTTTGGCCTTGTGGGGCAACCACTCCTACTCGTGCTCGGCGCGCAACTGGGAGATCTGGGACACCGACCAGGTCGGCACCGGCACCCGGTGGGCGAACCAGCCGGCGCCCCTCACCCGCTGGGCGACGACGAACGCGACCCGCGGCTACAGCGCGGCCTGTGCGGCCGATTGGGTCCGGACGCCGATCGGGAATCTGATCGGCGCCTGGGCGGGCGCGGGGGTCACGACCGGTTCGATGGTGCTGAAGGCGGAGGACGAGGCGGATTCGTTCGGCTGGAAGAAGTTCTCGTCCAGTGAGGGTGGCAAGTCGCCGTTCATCGAGGTGACGTACCGGAACCAGCGGCCGAACCCCGCCGCCGGGCACGACATCTCGGACCGCGTCGACTCCGGTGGCGTCACCTACACGAAGTCCCTGACTCCGACGCTGCGCTTCACGCCGACGGACCCCGACGGCGGCAACGTCACCGCCGTCTTCTACGTCTACGAAGGCGAAACGATGATCGGGGACTTCTGGCAGTGGGACGTCCCGTCCGGCACCACGGCGACGTGGACGGCACCTCCGGGACTGCTGCAGGAAGGCCACAGCTATCGGTTCCGGGCCACCACCTTCGACCCGGGCGGGGAGTTCGGCGACGACGCGTGGGTCTCGCTGCAGGCGGTGTCGAGCGGGCTCTACGCCGACGTCGCCGCGTGCGGCTGGAACAACGGGACCAAGGTGCAGCAGTGGCCGTCGAACGGCGCGGACTGCCAGAAGTTCTTCCCGTGGGGCACCGGTGACGGCTACTACCAGTTCCGCGCCAAGCATTCCGGGCAGGTGCTGGACAACACCGGCTGCAGTACGGCCAGCGGCAACCCGGTGACCACCTACGACCGCGTCGCGGGCGCGTGCCAGAAGTGGACGATCGAACCGCAGGGCGTCGGCACCGGGGTGTACCGGTACGCCGTCCAGAACGCGGGCAAACTACTCGACCAGGGCTGCACCGCGGGCCAGGGATCGCCGCTGTTCATCTGGGACCGCGTCCCGGGGCGCGGCTGCCAGAACTGGCGGATGCCGGTGTCCCCGGCGAACGGCGTCACCGTGCAGTGGCTGCCGTTCACGGTGAACACCGCGGCGGCGTAG
- the alc gene encoding allantoicase, with product MEETVNDRPEWTALPDLASRKFGGTVMWATDELFAEKENLVNPWTPAHRAETFGPKGQVYDGWETRRHREPGDDQAVVRLGLGGAITGVVVDTAFFKGNYPPFVSVEACAVEGYPSAAELSEMDWDVLVKRGAAAGHTENFFEIGGSKRYTHVRLTMHPDGGVARLRVHGTPIPDPGLLDPGALDLAALENGAIVTGCSNMFYSSPNNLFSPGLAAHQAEGWETARRRDDGNDWVTVRLAGAGVVRFAEFDNSNLKGNAPGWAALSGRDGDGEWVELLPKTRLQPDTRHRFALASGPEVTEVRLDVYPDGGMARLRLFGALTDRGHADLASRFESAQG from the coding sequence ATGGAGGAGACCGTGAACGACCGTCCTGAGTGGACAGCACTGCCCGATCTGGCCTCGCGCAAGTTCGGGGGGACCGTGATGTGGGCGACGGACGAGTTGTTCGCCGAGAAGGAGAACCTGGTCAATCCCTGGACACCCGCGCACCGGGCGGAGACCTTCGGCCCCAAGGGCCAGGTCTACGACGGCTGGGAGACCAGGCGGCACCGCGAGCCCGGCGACGACCAGGCCGTCGTCCGGCTCGGCCTCGGGGGAGCGATCACCGGCGTCGTCGTCGACACCGCGTTCTTCAAGGGGAACTACCCGCCGTTCGTCTCCGTCGAGGCTTGCGCCGTCGAGGGGTATCCCAGCGCGGCCGAACTGTCCGAAATGGACTGGGACGTGCTCGTGAAGCGCGGCGCCGCGGCGGGGCATACGGAGAACTTCTTCGAGATCGGCGGGAGCAAGCGCTACACGCATGTCCGGCTGACCATGCATCCGGACGGCGGCGTCGCCCGGCTGCGGGTGCACGGCACGCCGATCCCGGACCCGGGTCTGCTGGATCCCGGCGCGCTCGACCTCGCGGCACTGGAGAACGGCGCGATCGTCACCGGATGCAGCAACATGTTCTATTCCTCGCCCAACAACCTCTTCTCGCCAGGGCTCGCCGCGCATCAGGCCGAGGGCTGGGAGACGGCGCGGCGCCGGGACGACGGGAACGACTGGGTCACCGTCCGGCTCGCCGGCGCGGGTGTCGTCCGGTTCGCCGAGTTCGACAACAGCAACCTGAAGGGCAACGCGCCCGGCTGGGCGGCGTTGAGCGGGCGAGACGGCGACGGCGAGTGGGTCGAGTTGCTGCCGAAGACGCGGTTGCAGCCGGACACGCGGCACCGGTTCGCGCTCGCTTCGGGACCTGAGGTGACCGAAGTCCGTCTCGACGTCTACCCCGACGGTGGCATGGCGCGTCTACGCCTCTTCGGCGCCCTGACCGATCGAGGTCACGCAGACCTCGCTTCGCGCTTTGAGAGTGCTCAGGGCTGA